A window of the Comamonas sp. Y33R10-2 genome harbors these coding sequences:
- a CDS encoding EAL domain-containing protein: MSTLEDAAQGLQMMQFQSLERVMAMACYSASGDLSYANSIYLNLLGLTLEQAQGRSHQSFCRPAFVASAEYAQMWAGLREGQPFSGVVERVHSDGSCCWLEATYSPVFDAQGHVVQVMSVATDITARHSLEISQRQRLRMLSLVADASDTAVLISDASSRIAYINGGFSRMFGWEIQEIVGRDPSRLLAPHVAEGFGEEFRCLLKAGQSVNREEIVVGKQGQRYWAKVQSNPMLDAAGHWQYTVSVLTDITSSKMHEVLQHRVMEAMAKDHPLVEVLEMMCKEVERIAPEVTASILEVDEQGLLHPLASPSLPAAYSSQLEGLAVGDKAGSCGTAAWRNESVVVHDIATDPLWSDYKHLILPLGYQACWSTPIRGKQGQAVGTFAFYYRDARAGVASAYHQQLVDACTHMCALALEREHSRQRIRQLAFYDTLTGLPNRSLLLAKAEQVLASTQRGAVLFIDLDRFKQVNDSLGHPAGDQLLRATAARLRQVLRNSDIVGRLSGDEFVAVLPDCDAAYVAIIIERLQELMAQSVSFQDSAVAVTASIGIAMFPEDGREMETLMHRADMAMYQAKKTGRGGFSFFSRELNRLAQERMALEHALRQALKEGALHLHYQPQIELHTGRLYGVEALARWTHGVLGEISPARFIPLAEECGLIGELGRWAVGEACRQLGHWRALGLAVPSVAVNLSPSNFHNLDLPRMVADALERNALQPKDLTIELTESILLDTNPSTMQTIHEVHAQGVRLSMDDFGTGYSSLSYLRRLPVSELKLDRSFVADIEHDEAAQALSGAILGIGKSLHLTVVAEGIETPVQHVMLRDQGYHVAQGYLFARPLTPKAFEQWLHEQTVVATP; encoded by the coding sequence ATGAGCACTTTGGAGGATGCGGCTCAAGGGCTGCAGATGATGCAGTTTCAGTCTTTGGAGCGGGTCATGGCCATGGCTTGTTACTCAGCCAGTGGTGACTTGTCATACGCCAACAGCATTTATTTGAACCTGCTGGGCTTGACGCTTGAGCAAGCACAAGGTCGTAGCCACCAGAGCTTTTGCCGCCCTGCATTCGTAGCCAGTGCCGAATACGCTCAGATGTGGGCTGGCCTGCGCGAAGGCCAGCCATTTTCTGGCGTGGTGGAGCGCGTGCACAGTGACGGTAGTTGCTGCTGGTTAGAAGCTACGTATTCCCCGGTCTTTGATGCTCAAGGCCATGTGGTGCAGGTGATGAGCGTGGCCACGGACATCACAGCGCGCCATAGTCTAGAAATCTCCCAGAGGCAGCGTTTGCGTATGCTGTCTTTGGTGGCTGACGCAAGCGATACGGCGGTGCTCATCAGTGATGCGTCTTCGCGCATTGCGTATATCAATGGTGGCTTCAGCCGTATGTTTGGTTGGGAGATACAAGAAATTGTCGGGCGCGACCCCAGCCGTTTGCTAGCCCCCCATGTGGCCGAAGGCTTTGGCGAGGAGTTTCGCTGCCTGTTAAAGGCAGGGCAATCGGTTAACCGTGAAGAAATCGTGGTGGGCAAGCAAGGTCAGCGTTACTGGGCCAAGGTGCAAAGCAATCCGATGTTGGATGCTGCGGGCCACTGGCAATACACCGTCTCGGTGCTGACCGATATCACCAGCTCCAAAATGCACGAGGTGCTGCAGCACCGCGTGATGGAAGCCATGGCCAAAGACCACCCTCTGGTCGAGGTGTTGGAGATGATGTGCAAAGAGGTAGAGCGTATCGCTCCCGAGGTCACAGCATCAATCTTGGAGGTCGATGAGCAAGGTTTGCTGCACCCCTTGGCTAGCCCTAGTTTGCCTGCAGCCTATTCCTCGCAATTGGAGGGCTTGGCAGTGGGGGATAAAGCGGGCTCATGCGGTACAGCCGCTTGGCGCAATGAGTCTGTTGTTGTGCATGACATTGCTACCGACCCTTTGTGGAGCGATTACAAGCACCTGATCTTGCCCCTTGGCTACCAAGCCTGCTGGTCTACGCCAATTAGAGGCAAGCAGGGGCAGGCCGTGGGTACGTTTGCGTTTTACTACCGGGATGCGCGCGCAGGCGTCGCTTCGGCCTACCATCAGCAATTGGTCGATGCTTGCACACATATGTGTGCTTTGGCATTGGAGCGTGAGCATTCTCGTCAGCGCATTCGGCAGCTGGCGTTTTACGACACTTTGACAGGCTTGCCTAACCGCAGCTTGTTGCTTGCCAAGGCTGAGCAAGTTTTAGCCAGTACCCAGCGTGGTGCCGTGTTGTTCATTGATCTGGATCGCTTTAAGCAAGTCAATGATTCGCTTGGGCACCCGGCCGGCGATCAGTTACTGCGCGCTACCGCTGCGCGCTTAAGGCAAGTGCTGCGTAATTCAGACATTGTTGGACGTTTGTCGGGTGATGAATTTGTAGCGGTACTGCCTGACTGTGATGCCGCTTATGTAGCAATCATTATTGAGCGCTTGCAAGAGTTAATGGCCCAGTCGGTGAGCTTTCAAGACAGCGCTGTGGCGGTGACGGCGAGCATTGGTATTGCGATGTTTCCTGAAGACGGGCGCGAGATGGAAACCCTGATGCATCGTGCCGATATGGCCATGTACCAAGCCAAAAAAACCGGTCGAGGTGGCTTTAGCTTCTTTAGCCGTGAGCTCAATCGCTTGGCGCAAGAGCGTATGGCGCTTGAGCATGCTTTGCGCCAAGCACTCAAAGAAGGCGCATTGCATTTGCACTATCAGCCGCAGATCGAACTCCATACTGGCCGACTTTACGGCGTGGAGGCATTGGCGCGTTGGACTCACGGCGTACTGGGCGAAATATCACCGGCACGCTTTATTCCATTGGCTGAAGAGTGTGGCTTGATTGGTGAATTAGGGCGCTGGGCAGTGGGGGAGGCCTGCAGACAATTGGGTCACTGGCGCGCGCTAGGCTTAGCGGTGCCTTCGGTCGCTGTGAATCTGTCGCCCTCTAACTTCCACAACTTAGACTTGCCGCGCATGGTTGCCGATGCTTTAGAGCGCAATGCTTTGCAGCCCAAGGATTTAACGATTGAGCTGACCGAGAGCATTTTGCTGGACACCAACCCCAGCACGATGCAGACCATTCATGAAGTCCACGCTCAAGGCGTGCGACTGTCGATGGATGACTTTGGTACCGGTTACTCCAGCCTGAGCTATTTACGCCGCTTGCCAGTCAGTGAGCTGAAATTGGATCGCAGTTTTGTGGCGGATATAGAGCACGACGAAGCGGCTCAAGCCTTAAGTGGCGCAATTTTGGGGATCGGTAAGAGCCTGCACCTGACCGTGGTGGCCGAAGGCATTGAGACCCCTGTGCAGCACGTGATGCTCAGAGACCAGGGCTATCACGTGGCACAGGGGTATTTGTTTGCACGACCATTGACTCCTAAAGCGTTCGAGCAGTGGCTGCATGAGCAAACAGTGGTCGCAACGCCTTAG
- the mmsB gene encoding 3-hydroxyisobutyrate dehydrogenase encodes MQIAFIGLGNMGAPMAINLAKAGHSVKAFDLSHDAIAKVVAAGGQAASCAATAVQGAEAVITMLPASQHVESLFLGNADQQGLLAHITKGTLVIDSSTIASATSQKVAKAAAALGIDFIDAPVSGGTGGAISGTLTFMVGASDAQLARAQPLLEKMGSNIFHAGAVGAGQTAKICNNMLLGILMVGTSEAIALGVANGLDPKVLSEIMRRSSGGNWALEKYNPYPGVHENAPASKGYAGGFGTDLMLKDLGLAQENAIATRSSTPLGGMARAIYSAHSMAGHGGEDFSSVIKMLQKK; translated from the coding sequence ATGCAAATCGCTTTTATCGGTCTGGGCAATATGGGCGCGCCCATGGCCATCAATCTGGCCAAGGCCGGCCACAGCGTCAAAGCTTTTGACCTGAGCCATGACGCCATTGCCAAGGTGGTTGCGGCGGGCGGGCAAGCGGCATCCTGCGCAGCCACTGCGGTGCAAGGAGCAGAGGCCGTCATCACCATGCTGCCCGCCAGCCAGCATGTGGAATCGCTGTTTCTGGGCAATGCCGATCAGCAAGGGCTGCTGGCCCATATCACCAAGGGCACGCTGGTGATAGACAGCTCCACCATCGCCTCGGCCACCAGCCAGAAAGTAGCCAAGGCGGCTGCGGCCTTGGGCATTGACTTTATCGATGCCCCCGTCTCTGGAGGTACTGGCGGCGCGATTTCGGGTACGCTGACATTCATGGTCGGCGCAAGCGATGCACAACTGGCACGCGCCCAGCCGCTGCTGGAGAAAATGGGCTCTAACATCTTCCACGCAGGCGCTGTGGGCGCGGGCCAGACTGCCAAGATCTGCAACAACATGCTGCTGGGCATTTTGATGGTGGGCACCAGCGAAGCGATTGCGCTGGGCGTGGCCAACGGGCTGGACCCCAAGGTGCTCAGCGAAATCATGCGCCGCAGCTCTGGCGGCAACTGGGCACTGGAAAAATACAACCCCTACCCCGGCGTGCATGAGAACGCGCCCGCCAGCAAGGGCTATGCCGGCGGCTTTGGCACCGACCTGATGCTCAAGGACCTGGGCCTTGCGCAGGAGAACGCCATTGCCACCCGCTCAAGCACACCGCTAGGCGGCATGGCCCGCGCCATCTACAGCGCGCACAGCATGGCCGGCCATGGCGGAGAAGATTTCTCTAGCGTCATCAAGATGCTGCAGAAAAAATAA
- a CDS encoding DUF488 domain-containing protein, whose amino-acid sequence MALCIVQLGSDRTPDEGLRIGTVRRPPRGVPKTEFASRNYYDCWLPELSPEAELMAQAQESVKLRAAGQTAEADKLWKLFEKQFRKQLSEPATDRTLGLLAALSHSSAFAIGCYCDDESQCHRSILRSLLMDKGASLKNQG is encoded by the coding sequence ATGGCCCTTTGCATTGTTCAGCTAGGCAGCGACCGCACCCCCGACGAAGGCCTGCGCATAGGCACCGTGCGCCGCCCGCCGCGTGGAGTGCCCAAGACCGAATTTGCCAGCCGCAACTATTACGACTGCTGGTTGCCAGAACTCTCGCCCGAGGCAGAGCTGATGGCGCAGGCGCAAGAATCCGTCAAGCTGCGCGCCGCAGGCCAGACAGCCGAGGCCGACAAGCTCTGGAAGCTGTTTGAAAAGCAGTTTCGCAAGCAACTGAGCGAGCCAGCAACAGACCGCACGCTGGGCCTGCTGGCGGCCCTCTCGCACAGCAGCGCTTTTGCCATAGGCTGCTATTGCGATGATGAATCGCAATGCCACCGCAGCATTCTGCGCAGCCTGCTGATGGACAAAGGCGCAAGCCTGAAAAATCAAGGCTAA
- a CDS encoding TfoX/Sxy family protein, producing the protein MPARPLSDQSLQLIHALRESLEQALGDIEQLEERTLFGSYCFFVDGKLCLGVKNEELLVRLPPARHSEFLEMQGLRELSPGGGMQGYFWISSDGYASRERWSLWLREALAYNPQAKASPRRKKAAATEKDSSQRISRKRKSTKTLEASDAAETPKKHPIFDRE; encoded by the coding sequence ATGCCCGCCCGCCCCCTCTCTGACCAAAGCCTGCAGCTGATTCACGCCCTGCGTGAAAGTCTGGAGCAGGCGCTGGGCGACATTGAGCAGCTGGAAGAGCGCACGCTGTTTGGCAGCTACTGCTTTTTTGTGGACGGCAAACTGTGTCTGGGCGTCAAAAACGAAGAGCTACTGGTGCGCCTGCCGCCCGCGCGGCACAGCGAATTTCTGGAGATGCAGGGCCTGCGCGAGCTGTCGCCGGGCGGCGGTATGCAGGGCTACTTCTGGATCAGCAGCGACGGCTATGCCAGCCGCGAGCGCTGGAGCTTGTGGCTGCGCGAAGCGCTGGCCTACAACCCGCAGGCCAAGGCATCTCCACGCCGCAAAAAGGCTGCTGCTACTGAAAAAGATAGCAGCCAGCGCATATCGAGAAAGCGCAAGAGCACTAAAACGCTTGAAGCATCAGATGCTGCCGAGACGCCGAAGAAGCATCCTATTTTTGACCGCGAATAA
- a CDS encoding acyl-CoA dehydrogenase family protein, which produces MDFELTEDQRAFADTARAFAQEELAPHAAAWDQEKIFPREAIAKAGELGFCGLYAPENAGGLALPRLDATLVFEELAAVDPSTTAFITIHNMATWMLGTWATDAVRSEWGEALTSGQKLASYALTEPGAGSDAASLKTRAELVGNDYVINGSKAFISGAGATDVLVLMARTGDANSGASGISAFVVPANAEGVSYGKKEEKMGWNSQPTRVINFDKVRIPANHLLGREGEGFKIAMKGLDGGRINIATCSVGAAQGALTQAQSYMQERKQFGKPIASFQALQFKLADMATELVAARQMVRLAASKLDAGARDASTYCAMAKRFATDAGFNICNEALQLHGGYGYLRDFPLERLVRDARVHQILEGTNEIMRVIIARRMLDGDAPEVIR; this is translated from the coding sequence ATGGACTTTGAACTGACAGAAGATCAGCGCGCCTTTGCCGACACCGCCCGCGCTTTTGCCCAAGAAGAACTGGCACCCCACGCCGCCGCGTGGGACCAGGAGAAAATCTTCCCCCGCGAAGCCATTGCCAAGGCCGGTGAGCTGGGCTTTTGCGGCTTGTACGCCCCCGAAAACGCCGGCGGCCTGGCCCTGCCCCGGCTCGATGCCACGCTGGTGTTTGAAGAGCTGGCCGCCGTCGACCCCTCCACCACCGCCTTCATCACCATCCACAACATGGCCACCTGGATGCTGGGCACCTGGGCGACCGACGCGGTGCGCAGCGAATGGGGCGAGGCGCTGACCAGCGGGCAAAAACTCGCCAGCTACGCCCTGACCGAGCCCGGCGCAGGGTCTGACGCCGCCTCGCTCAAAACCCGTGCGGAGTTGGTCGGCAACGACTATGTGATCAACGGCAGCAAAGCCTTTATCAGCGGCGCTGGCGCTACGGATGTACTGGTGCTGATGGCCAGAACAGGAGATGCAAATTCAGGCGCTTCAGGAATTAGTGCCTTTGTCGTTCCTGCCAACGCCGAGGGCGTGAGCTACGGCAAAAAAGAAGAAAAAATGGGCTGGAACAGCCAGCCCACGCGCGTCATCAACTTTGACAAGGTGCGCATCCCCGCCAACCACCTGCTGGGGCGCGAGGGCGAAGGCTTCAAGATCGCCATGAAGGGGCTGGATGGCGGGCGCATCAACATCGCCACCTGCTCCGTCGGTGCGGCGCAAGGAGCGCTGACGCAAGCGCAAAGCTATATGCAAGAGCGCAAGCAGTTCGGCAAACCCATCGCCAGCTTTCAGGCCCTGCAGTTCAAGCTGGCCGACATGGCCACCGAGCTGGTCGCCGCACGGCAAATGGTGCGACTGGCCGCAAGCAAACTGGACGCAGGCGCCCGCGATGCATCCACCTACTGCGCCATGGCCAAGCGCTTTGCCACGGACGCGGGCTTTAACATCTGCAACGAGGCACTGCAGCTGCACGGCGGCTACGGCTATCTGCGCGACTTCCCGCTGGAGCGACTGGTGCGCGACGCCCGTGTGCACCAAATTCTGGAAGGCACGAACGAGATCATGCGCGTCATCATTGCCCGGCGCATGCTGGATGGTGATGCGCCGGAAGTGATTCGTTAA
- a CDS encoding lysozyme inhibitor LprI family protein, producing MFFAATVASAHAQAGSDCVPGGNVQQTNACAIKDFQQADTDNQILYGDVMRALSAHERPALRKEQSDWSRSRNAQCKKSHAAQEAQADWPQRFHACLTQQIKARDSVLKQWLHHGAPL from the coding sequence ATGTTTTTCGCAGCAACTGTCGCCAGCGCCCATGCTCAGGCCGGCTCCGACTGCGTGCCCGGCGGCAACGTGCAGCAAACCAACGCCTGCGCCATCAAGGATTTTCAGCAGGCCGATACGGACAACCAGATTCTGTACGGCGACGTGATGCGCGCCTTGTCGGCCCATGAGCGCCCTGCCTTGCGCAAGGAGCAAAGCGACTGGAGCCGCAGTCGCAACGCGCAATGCAAAAAATCCCACGCGGCCCAGGAAGCCCAGGCCGACTGGCCGCAGCGCTTTCACGCCTGCCTGACCCAGCAGATCAAGGCCCGCGACAGCGTGCTCAAGCAGTGGCTGCACCACGGGGCACCGCTGTGA
- a CDS encoding lysozyme inhibitor LprI family protein, whose amino-acid sequence MPLRQRPFFRPLLTGVLAAVLWGMNAISVMAQEATAQPASSACDPATNWQANLQCLNEKTVFVDIALEHSLQKLNELLPPKQSGQLQTQQRDWRQRRDKDCTPTDRPASDSNALAYAALCRSQMALQRTELLESVRSTIQGWKGSSEPLCAKDDAPSLDCLQKQNAMIESSMQVFYTSIALGLPEQQAQKFHAEQKRWQAQREQSCQLNGYVHAQEDQVVCHTRMTLERLKVYKSDWWPLIQTQTQAKP is encoded by the coding sequence ATGCCACTGCGCCAGCGCCCTTTTTTCAGACCCTTGTTGACCGGGGTGCTTGCCGCAGTGCTGTGGGGAATGAATGCCATCAGTGTCATGGCGCAGGAGGCCACAGCCCAACCTGCCAGCTCAGCCTGCGATCCGGCCACCAACTGGCAAGCCAATCTGCAGTGCCTGAACGAAAAAACCGTTTTTGTCGACATCGCGCTGGAGCACAGCCTCCAAAAGCTCAACGAGCTACTACCGCCCAAACAAAGCGGCCAGTTGCAAACCCAGCAGCGCGACTGGCGACAGCGCCGCGACAAGGACTGCACGCCCACGGACAGACCCGCATCCGACAGCAACGCCCTGGCCTATGCTGCGCTGTGCCGCAGCCAGATGGCCCTGCAACGCACCGAACTGCTCGAGAGCGTGCGCTCGACCATACAAGGCTGGAAGGGCTCTAGCGAGCCGCTCTGCGCCAAGGACGATGCACCGAGCTTGGACTGCCTGCAAAAACAGAACGCCATGATCGAAAGCAGCATGCAGGTGTTCTATACATCCATCGCCCTGGGCCTGCCCGAGCAGCAGGCCCAAAAATTCCATGCCGAGCAAAAGCGCTGGCAGGCGCAGCGCGAGCAAAGCTGCCAGCTCAACGGCTATGTCCACGCCCAGGAAGACCAGGTCGTCTGCCACACCCGCATGACGCTGGAACGCCTGAAGGTCTACAAAAGTGACTGGTGGCCTTTGATCCAAACACAGACCCAGGCCAAGCCGTGA
- a CDS encoding CoA-acylating methylmalonate-semialdehyde dehydrogenase, whose translation MNAPTSAKVLAPTVKLLINGQMVESQTTQWRDVVNPATQEVLARVPFATPEEINAAVANAKEAFKTWKKTPIGTRARIFLKLQQLIRENMKELAAILTAEQGKTLPDAEGDVFRGLEVVEHAANIGTLQLGELANNVANGVDTYTLNQPLGVCAGITPFNFPAMIPLWMFPMAIATGNTFVLKPSEQDPMVTMRLCELALEAGVPPGVLNVIHGGEDAVNAICDHPDIKAISFVGSTKVGTHVYNRASLNGKRVQCMMGAKNHAIVLPDCNKEQSLNALAGAAFGAAGQRCMALSVVVLVGEAQKWIPELVAKAKTLKVSGGTEAGTDVGPVVSCQALSRVESLIERGIADGAKLELDGRKPQVSGYDKGNFVGPTVFSGVKPGMSIYDQEIFGPVLCIAEAADIDEAIAFINANPNGNGTAIFTQSGAAARKFQEEIDVGQIGINVPIPVPVPLFSFTGSRASKLGDLGPYGKQVVMFYTQTKTVTARWFDDSTTSHGVNTTISLK comes from the coding sequence ATGAACGCACCCACATCCGCCAAGGTATTGGCACCTACCGTCAAACTGTTGATCAACGGCCAGATGGTCGAGTCCCAAACCACCCAGTGGCGCGATGTGGTCAACCCTGCCACGCAGGAAGTGCTAGCCCGAGTTCCTTTCGCCACCCCCGAGGAAATCAACGCCGCCGTGGCCAACGCCAAAGAAGCGTTCAAGACCTGGAAGAAAACCCCCATCGGCACCCGTGCCCGCATTTTCTTGAAGCTGCAGCAGCTGATTCGCGAGAACATGAAGGAGCTGGCCGCCATCCTGACGGCCGAACAAGGCAAGACCCTGCCGGACGCCGAAGGCGATGTCTTCCGTGGCCTGGAGGTGGTGGAACATGCCGCCAACATCGGCACGCTGCAACTGGGCGAGCTGGCCAACAACGTGGCCAATGGAGTCGACACCTACACTTTGAACCAGCCGCTGGGCGTGTGCGCGGGCATCACGCCGTTCAACTTCCCCGCCATGATTCCGCTGTGGATGTTCCCGATGGCGATTGCCACCGGCAACACCTTCGTTCTGAAGCCTTCCGAGCAAGACCCCATGGTCACCATGCGCTTGTGCGAACTGGCCCTGGAAGCCGGCGTGCCCCCTGGCGTGCTGAACGTGATCCACGGCGGTGAAGACGCGGTGAATGCGATTTGCGACCACCCCGATATCAAGGCGATTAGCTTTGTCGGCTCCACCAAGGTAGGCACCCATGTGTACAACCGCGCCAGCCTCAACGGCAAGCGCGTGCAATGCATGATGGGCGCCAAGAACCACGCCATCGTGCTGCCCGATTGCAACAAGGAGCAGTCGCTGAACGCCCTGGCAGGTGCCGCTTTTGGCGCTGCAGGCCAGCGCTGCATGGCGCTGTCAGTCGTGGTGCTGGTGGGTGAAGCGCAAAAGTGGATTCCCGAGCTGGTCGCCAAGGCCAAGACGCTCAAAGTCTCTGGCGGCACCGAAGCCGGCACCGATGTGGGCCCTGTGGTCAGCTGCCAAGCCCTGTCCCGCGTGGAAAGCCTGATCGAGCGTGGCATTGCCGACGGCGCCAAACTCGAGTTGGACGGCCGCAAGCCCCAGGTGTCTGGCTACGACAAGGGGAATTTTGTTGGCCCCACGGTGTTCAGCGGCGTCAAGCCCGGCATGTCCATCTATGACCAGGAAATCTTTGGCCCCGTGCTATGCATTGCCGAAGCCGCCGACATTGACGAAGCCATTGCCTTCATCAACGCCAATCCCAACGGCAACGGCACAGCCATCTTCACGCAATCGGGCGCTGCCGCGCGCAAGTTCCAGGAAGAGATCGACGTGGGCCAGATCGGCATCAATGTGCCGATTCCTGTGCCGGTGCCCCTGTTCTCCTTCACCGGCAGCCGCGCGTCCAAGCTGGGTGACCTGGGCCCTTACGGCAAGCAAGTCGTCATGTTCTACACCCAGACCAAGACCGTGACCGCCCGCTGGTTCGATGATTCGACCACCAGCCACGGTGTAAACACCACCATCAGCCTGAAGTAA
- a CDS encoding LysR family transcriptional regulator: protein MDWDNLRFFGELARSGSMAGAARKLGVEHTTVSRRIQALEKQLGAVLFAREAGQWRLTEAGRQLLVVSSTMQSAVNGLEHGPLAKVATSEGPAGLVRVGATEGFGTQMLASELAKLTLRYPLLSVDLLALPRMLHLSSREADIVISLERPKRGTVIVTKLADYRLYLYGQREYLARKPLVARTEDLRHHSFVHYVDDLLFTRELQLLDTLHRPERFALRSTSITAQYEAVRAGAGLAVLPAFLADKDPVLSRVLPDQACFTRTFWMSMPAESRQVPRIATTWTYLREAVHAMQPLLCPS from the coding sequence TTGGACTGGGACAATCTGCGTTTTTTCGGGGAACTAGCCCGCAGCGGCAGCATGGCTGGCGCGGCACGTAAGCTGGGGGTGGAGCACACCACGGTGTCGCGGCGCATTCAGGCGCTGGAAAAGCAATTGGGCGCGGTGCTGTTTGCCCGCGAAGCTGGGCAGTGGCGGCTGACGGAGGCTGGGCGGCAGTTGCTAGTGGTGAGCAGCACCATGCAAAGCGCAGTGAATGGTTTGGAGCACGGGCCATTGGCCAAAGTTGCTACCAGCGAAGGCCCGGCTGGCTTGGTGCGCGTGGGCGCTACGGAAGGGTTTGGCACGCAGATGCTGGCGTCTGAGTTGGCCAAGCTGACACTGCGCTACCCGCTGCTGAGCGTTGATTTGCTGGCGCTGCCGCGCATGCTGCACCTGTCTAGCCGCGAGGCGGATATCGTCATTTCGCTGGAGCGCCCCAAGCGCGGCACGGTGATCGTCACCAAACTGGCTGACTATCGCCTTTACCTCTATGGCCAGCGTGAATATCTGGCGCGCAAGCCCTTGGTAGCGCGCACCGAAGACCTGCGCCATCACAGCTTTGTGCACTATGTGGACGATTTGCTGTTCACCCGTGAGCTACAACTGCTAGATACCTTGCACCGACCTGAGCGGTTTGCGCTGCGCAGCACCAGCATTACCGCGCAATACGAGGCGGTGAGGGCCGGGGCTGGCCTAGCCGTGCTGCCAGCGTTTTTGGCTGATAAGGACCCGGTATTAAGCCGGGTGCTGCCTGATCAGGCCTGCTTTACCCGAACCTTTTGGATGAGTATGCCGGCGGAGTCTCGCCAAGTTCCGCGCATTGCTACGACTTGGACCTATCTGCGCGAAGCCGTGCATGCCATGCAGCCCTTACTATGCCCGTCCTAA
- a CDS encoding heavy metal-binding domain-containing protein: MIVTTTPNIEGKRITRYCGVVAGEAILGANVVKDFFAGIRDIVGGRSGTYERELQKAREIALKELEQRAAEAGANAVVGVDLDFEVLGQGNGMLMVSASGTAVVVE; this comes from the coding sequence ATGATCGTGACAACCACTCCCAATATTGAAGGCAAGCGTATCACCCGCTACTGCGGTGTGGTGGCGGGCGAGGCAATTTTGGGTGCCAATGTAGTCAAAGACTTCTTTGCCGGTATTCGCGACATCGTCGGCGGCCGTTCAGGTACCTATGAGCGAGAGCTACAAAAGGCCCGCGAAATTGCCCTCAAGGAACTGGAGCAGCGCGCGGCAGAAGCCGGGGCTAATGCGGTGGTCGGCGTGGATCTGGACTTTGAAGTGCTGGGGCAGGGCAATGGCATGCTGATGGTGTCAGCCAGCGGCACCGCCGTGGTGGTCGAATAA
- a CDS encoding Lrp/AsnC family transcriptional regulator, which yields MEYRLDETDRQLLRLLQTNARASTAHLARQMNLARTTVVARIAKLEQEGVIAGYGVRLGSRMEQSAVRAYCGIRVMPKTATSVMQALNRFTEVEEVSAVSGQYDYMVFVRCESNEKLDALLDRIGLIDGIQQTYTSVVLSRKIDRRTTAEVVGETPAA from the coding sequence ATGGAATATCGACTCGACGAAACGGATCGTCAACTGCTGCGCTTGTTGCAGACTAATGCACGCGCCTCTACGGCGCATTTGGCCCGGCAGATGAACTTGGCGCGCACCACGGTGGTTGCGCGCATTGCGAAGCTCGAGCAAGAGGGCGTGATTGCCGGTTATGGCGTTCGCCTAGGCTCGCGAATGGAGCAATCTGCCGTGCGTGCTTATTGCGGTATTCGCGTGATGCCAAAAACTGCCACCTCGGTCATGCAGGCACTCAACCGCTTCACCGAAGTGGAAGAGGTTTCTGCCGTTAGCGGTCAGTACGACTACATGGTCTTTGTGCGCTGCGAAAGCAATGAAAAGCTCGATGCGCTGCTTGACCGTATTGGCTTGATTGATGGCATTCAGCAGACCTATACCTCGGTAGTGCTCAGCCGCAAGATTGATCGCCGCACCACGGCTGAAGTGGTGGGCGAGACGCCTGCTGCCTAA